A part of Thermotoga petrophila RKU-1 genomic DNA contains:
- a CDS encoding aspartate kinase — MRVGIAGLGTVGGSIYRILKERGNEIEKRVGEKFIISKVINRSPKKYELLGVSKEEIAFDFDDLILNSDVVVEAIGGTDVAVDLVRRALELGRIVVTPNKNLISEYGNEFLEYIKKRKLFFEASVGGGIPIISLLQDYLIFQKVTRIRGIMNGTTNYILTEMSKGRSFEEVLKEAQDLGYAEADPTNDIEGYDVAYKVSVLAGVVTGRFPGIDSVQFEGITRIDPEYLKEIVRSGRKLKLIGELDFATNRYEVRLREVTPEDPFFNVDGVDNAIEVSTDLAGDFLLKGRGAGGYPTASAVIADLFRVAKYKVLVGAEKFSVVVMKFGGAAISDVEKLEKVAEKIIKRKKSGVKPVVVLSAMGDTTDHLIELAKTIDENPDPRELDLLLSTGEIQSVALMSIALRKRGYKSISFTGNQLRIITDKRYGSARIIDINTDIISRYLKQDFIPVVAGFQGITETGDITTLGRGGSDLTAIALAYSLGADLCELYKDVDGVYTADPRIVKNARVIKELSWEEMIELSRHGAQVLQARAAEFARKYGVKVLIKNAHKETRGTLIWEGTKVENPIVRAVTFEDGMAKVVLKDVPDKPGVAARIMRTLSQMGVNIDMIIQGMKNGEYNTVAFIVPESQLGKLDIDLLKTRSDAKEIIIEKGLAKVSIVGVNLTSTPEISATLFETLANEGINIDMISASNSRISVIIDGKYVEDAVKAIHSRFELDRE, encoded by the coding sequence GTGCGGGTAGGAATCGCGGGGCTTGGAACTGTGGGCGGCAGTATATATCGCATACTGAAAGAAAGAGGAAATGAAATAGAAAAAAGAGTCGGTGAAAAGTTCATCATTTCAAAGGTGATAAATCGCTCTCCTAAAAAATACGAACTACTCGGTGTGTCGAAAGAGGAGATAGCTTTCGATTTCGATGATCTCATCTTGAACAGCGACGTGGTTGTGGAAGCAATAGGTGGGACAGACGTGGCGGTCGATCTCGTACGACGTGCTTTGGAGCTGGGGAGAATCGTGGTAACCCCAAACAAGAATCTCATCTCCGAGTACGGCAATGAATTCTTAGAGTACATAAAGAAACGAAAGCTTTTCTTCGAGGCATCTGTGGGTGGGGGTATTCCCATAATATCTCTCCTTCAGGATTATCTGATCTTTCAGAAAGTCACAAGGATACGTGGAATAATGAACGGAACAACGAATTACATCCTCACGGAGATGAGCAAGGGAAGATCTTTCGAAGAAGTTTTGAAAGAGGCTCAGGATCTTGGCTACGCTGAGGCTGACCCTACAAACGACATCGAAGGTTACGACGTGGCGTACAAGGTTTCCGTTCTGGCCGGTGTGGTAACGGGAAGGTTCCCGGGCATAGACAGCGTGCAGTTTGAAGGCATAACCAGAATAGATCCGGAGTATCTCAAGGAGATCGTTCGCTCTGGAAGAAAGCTGAAGCTGATCGGAGAACTCGACTTTGCGACAAACAGATACGAGGTGCGTTTGAGAGAAGTGACACCAGAGGATCCGTTCTTCAACGTGGACGGTGTGGACAACGCGATAGAAGTTTCAACCGATCTCGCTGGAGATTTCCTTTTGAAGGGAAGGGGAGCGGGTGGATATCCCACCGCCAGCGCCGTGATAGCGGATCTCTTCAGAGTGGCGAAGTACAAAGTTCTCGTCGGTGCCGAGAAGTTCTCAGTTGTGGTGATGAAGTTCGGTGGAGCCGCCATCTCCGATGTGGAAAAACTCGAGAAGGTGGCCGAGAAGATCATAAAGAGGAAGAAGAGCGGTGTGAAACCCGTTGTCGTACTTTCCGCTATGGGAGACACCACAGATCACCTGATAGAACTCGCAAAGACAATCGACGAAAACCCTGATCCGAGAGAACTCGACCTCCTTCTTTCGACAGGAGAGATACAGAGCGTGGCTCTCATGAGTATCGCACTCAGAAAGAGAGGTTACAAATCGATTTCCTTCACTGGAAATCAACTGAGGATCATAACCGACAAACGTTACGGATCGGCAAGGATCATCGATATCAACACGGATATCATTTCGAGGTATTTGAAACAAGATTTCATACCTGTCGTCGCCGGGTTTCAGGGTATAACCGAGACGGGGGACATCACCACCCTCGGGAGGGGTGGATCGGATCTCACAGCGATCGCTCTCGCTTACTCACTGGGAGCGGATCTGTGTGAACTCTACAAAGACGTGGACGGGGTGTACACGGCGGATCCCAGGATCGTAAAGAACGCGCGGGTGATAAAAGAGCTCTCCTGGGAAGAGATGATCGAGCTTTCAAGACACGGTGCCCAGGTGCTGCAGGCAAGAGCGGCAGAATTCGCGAGAAAGTACGGTGTCAAGGTTCTCATAAAGAACGCACACAAGGAGACTCGTGGAACTCTCATATGGGAGGGGACAAAAGTGGAGAATCCAATCGTCAGGGCGGTTACCTTTGAAGATGGTATGGCGAAGGTTGTTCTGAAGGATGTACCGGACAAACCCGGTGTCGCAGCACGGATTATGAGAACTCTCTCACAGATGGGAGTGAACATCGACATGATCATACAGGGAATGAAAAATGGAGAGTACAACACTGTAGCATTCATCGTTCCAGAATCCCAGCTTGGAAAACTCGACATCGACCTTTTGAAAACAAGAAGCGACGCAAAAGAAATCATCATTGAAAAAGGACTCGCAAAGGTCTCCATCGTAGGGGTGAACCTCACCTCAACACCTGAAATCTCCGCCACTCTCTTTGAAACACTGGCGAACGAGGGGATCAACATCGATATGATCAGTGCATCGAACAGCAGGATCTCTGTGATCATAGACGGGAAATACGTGGAGGATGCCGTGAAGGCGATCCACAGCAGATTCGAACTGGACAGGGAGTGA
- the thrC gene encoding threonine synthase: MKLGILEKYREFLPVTDKTPMLSLNEGNTPLIPLVNMSRELGINIYVKYEGANPTGSFKDRGMVVAVAKALEEGSKAIMCASTGNTSASAAAYAARAGIKAIVLIPEGKIALGKLAQAMIYGAVVLQVRGNFDKCLELVKEITSKYPITLVNSINPYRLEGQKTAAFEIVDELGDAPDYHFIPVGNAGNISAYWMGYKEYYQHGFSTKLPKMMGFQAEGAAPIVRGHPIENPETVATAIRIGNPANWEKAVRARDESGGDIDMVSDEEILRAQRLLAQKEGIFCEPASAASIAGLLKKHRQGIFRGGEIVVCTLTGNGLKDPNIVISQLEPPRIIEGRVEEILEVLDI, from the coding sequence ATGAAATTGGGAATACTCGAAAAGTACAGAGAATTTCTTCCCGTAACAGACAAAACCCCCATGCTCTCTTTGAATGAAGGGAACACTCCTCTCATACCCCTCGTGAACATGAGCAGGGAACTCGGAATAAACATCTACGTAAAATACGAAGGGGCCAATCCGACGGGGTCCTTCAAAGACAGAGGAATGGTCGTTGCCGTCGCAAAGGCACTGGAAGAAGGCTCGAAAGCCATCATGTGCGCTTCAACGGGGAACACCTCCGCATCCGCTGCCGCGTACGCCGCAAGGGCAGGAATAAAGGCGATCGTTCTGATACCAGAAGGGAAGATCGCACTCGGAAAGCTGGCTCAGGCGATGATATACGGCGCCGTGGTGCTTCAGGTGAGAGGGAATTTCGACAAGTGTCTGGAACTGGTCAAGGAGATCACATCCAAATATCCCATCACACTCGTGAACAGTATCAATCCCTACAGACTCGAAGGTCAGAAAACGGCCGCTTTTGAGATAGTCGACGAGCTCGGAGATGCACCGGACTACCACTTCATCCCCGTGGGAAACGCGGGCAACATCTCCGCTTACTGGATGGGATACAAGGAGTATTATCAGCATGGGTTCTCCACCAAACTGCCGAAGATGATGGGATTCCAGGCGGAAGGGGCCGCCCCCATAGTTCGCGGTCATCCCATAGAAAACCCGGAGACGGTCGCCACTGCAATAAGGATCGGTAACCCCGCGAACTGGGAAAAAGCGGTCCGGGCACGCGATGAATCGGGTGGAGACATCGACATGGTGAGCGACGAAGAAATACTGCGCGCACAGAGACTCTTGGCTCAGAAAGAAGGGATCTTCTGTGAGCCCGCATCCGCTGCATCGATAGCGGGGCTTTTGAAGAAGCACAGACAGGGAATCTTCAGGGGTGGAGAGATCGTTGTGTGTACCCTCACAGGGAACGGTTTGAAAGATCCGAACATCGTCATCTCACAGCTTGAACCCCCAAGGATCATAGAAGGAAGAGTAGAAGAGATTCTGGAGGTACTCGACATATGA
- the thrB gene encoding homoserine kinase, translating into MKVLVPATTTNLGAGFDVFGLALDLFNEVEFSFDTKETTIESTGKYASDLKDHNLFFEVFRFFERKTGYRVPPVRIKQTCNIPVSSGLGSSAAVIVAALHIANEGTGRNLSREDLMKLAVELEGHPDNVVPAFTGGLVVCYQNGSHLDFEKFEIDLSLTFFVPNFSMCTNEMRKILPEKVPFEDAVFNIKNSCQFLAKIAAGKIKEALKYVGDRLHQNYRINGNKKMKEFVEAILSKNPEYWFVSGSGPSVCSNINDFEGIPYLKDVLKLRVNNRGMIVSE; encoded by the coding sequence ATGAAGGTCCTGGTACCGGCCACAACGACCAATCTCGGAGCGGGATTCGACGTCTTTGGACTCGCGCTGGATCTTTTCAACGAAGTGGAGTTTTCTTTCGATACAAAAGAGACAACCATAGAAAGTACTGGAAAATACGCTTCGGATTTGAAGGACCACAATCTGTTTTTCGAAGTCTTCAGGTTCTTTGAGAGAAAAACCGGGTACAGAGTTCCGCCAGTCAGGATCAAGCAGACATGCAACATCCCTGTATCGAGCGGTCTTGGATCGAGCGCCGCTGTGATCGTCGCGGCACTCCACATTGCGAACGAAGGAACGGGCAGAAATCTTTCACGGGAAGATCTTATGAAACTCGCTGTGGAGCTGGAAGGACACCCTGACAACGTTGTACCCGCTTTCACAGGGGGGCTTGTGGTCTGTTATCAAAACGGAAGTCATCTTGATTTTGAAAAGTTCGAGATCGATCTTTCTCTCACATTTTTCGTTCCAAACTTTTCGATGTGCACGAACGAGATGAGAAAGATCCTTCCGGAGAAGGTCCCTTTCGAAGATGCGGTCTTCAACATAAAGAATTCATGCCAGTTCCTTGCAAAGATCGCAGCTGGAAAGATCAAAGAGGCTCTGAAATACGTGGGAGATCGACTTCACCAGAACTACAGGATAAACGGCAATAAGAAGATGAAAGAGTTTGTGGAAGCCATCTTATCAAAAAATCCCGAGTACTGGTTTGTGAGCGGATCCGGTCCTTCTGTTTGTTCCAATATAAATGACTTTGAAGGGATTCCCTATCTCAAGGACGTTCTGAAGCTGAGGGTGAACAACAGGGGGATGATAGTTTCAGAATAG
- a CDS encoding ABC transporter ATP-binding protein: MGAVVVKDLRKRIGKKEILKGISFEIEEGEIFGLIGPNGAGKTTTLRIISTLIKPSSGIVTVFGKNVVEEPHEVRKLISYLPEEAGAYRNMQGIEYLRFVAGFYASSSSEIEEMVERATEIAGLGEKIKDRVSTYSKGMVRKLLIARALMVNPRLAILDESTSGLDVLNAREVRKILKQASQEGLTILVSSHNMLEVEFLCDRIALIHNGTIVETGTVEELKERYKAQNIEEVFEEVVKCSENF; this comes from the coding sequence ATGGGGGCAGTGGTTGTAAAGGATCTGAGAAAAAGAATTGGAAAGAAAGAGATCCTGAAGGGAATTTCTTTTGAGATCGAAGAAGGAGAGATCTTTGGTCTCATAGGACCGAACGGTGCGGGAAAGACCACCACACTCAGGATCATCTCCACGCTGATCAAGCCTTCCTCCGGAATCGTCACCGTATTTGGAAAGAACGTTGTTGAAGAACCACACGAAGTGAGAAAGCTGATCAGCTACCTTCCCGAAGAAGCGGGCGCCTACAGGAACATGCAGGGAATCGAATACCTGAGATTCGTTGCGGGTTTCTACGCTTCCAGCTCAAGCGAGATAGAAGAGATGGTCGAACGGGCAACGGAGATCGCCGGTCTCGGTGAAAAGATAAAAGACAGAGTCTCAACCTACAGCAAAGGTATGGTGAGAAAACTCCTCATAGCGAGGGCTTTGATGGTGAATCCTCGTCTCGCCATCCTCGACGAATCCACCTCCGGCCTCGATGTCCTCAACGCAAGAGAAGTGAGAAAGATATTGAAACAGGCATCTCAGGAAGGTCTCACCATACTGGTCTCTTCTCACAACATGCTCGAAGTGGAATTCCTCTGTGATCGAATAGCGCTGATTCACAACGGAACGATTGTGGAAACGGGAACCGTTGAAGAACTCAAGGAAAGGTACAAAGCACAGAACATCGAAGAGGTCTTCGAGGAGGTGGTGAAATGTTCGGAAAACTTCTGA
- a CDS encoding ABC transporter permease, with protein MFGKLLKKEIKELLNLGAIVSVIVVAVLYGSLGNVFKSTVEKSTVGQKVAIVREDTGTIAELAEKALGNMVDIVYAGSDLKEAEEAVKKEKAPAIIVIPKGFSQSLESGEKARLEIVWYLRGTGLSEAVSTGTISSLIESLKVQLASFLLNDPKKAQLLFDPLEIVQHTYLRGSLFKNHSPEAIMNVFYSQNIMIPILIMMLIVMSGSSLISSLAMEKENKTLETLLTMPVKREHIALAKIVGSAIVGLILAGIYMAGFYSYMNSLTQNVQGMGLNFKAVDFLLMGSSLFLSILAGLSLCMLLGMMAKD; from the coding sequence ATGTTCGGAAAACTTCTGAAGAAAGAGATAAAAGAACTTCTCAATCTGGGAGCAATTGTCTCTGTCATTGTGGTGGCTGTTCTGTACGGTTCACTGGGCAACGTGTTCAAAAGCACCGTAGAGAAATCCACTGTTGGTCAGAAGGTGGCGATCGTGAGGGAAGACACAGGAACGATCGCCGAACTCGCAGAAAAAGCACTCGGCAATATGGTGGATATCGTGTACGCAGGAAGTGATCTGAAAGAAGCGGAAGAAGCTGTGAAGAAGGAAAAGGCTCCTGCGATCATTGTGATACCCAAAGGTTTTTCTCAAAGCTTGGAATCAGGTGAAAAAGCGCGGTTGGAAATTGTGTGGTACCTGAGAGGAACCGGCCTGTCAGAAGCGGTCTCCACGGGTACGATCTCATCCCTGATCGAATCCCTCAAGGTGCAGCTTGCTTCATTCTTACTGAACGATCCGAAAAAAGCCCAGCTTCTGTTCGATCCACTCGAGATCGTTCAACACACCTACTTGAGGGGAAGCCTCTTCAAAAATCACTCACCAGAAGCGATAATGAACGTCTTCTACTCTCAAAACATAATGATTCCCATTCTCATCATGATGCTGATAGTCATGTCAGGATCTTCCCTCATCTCTTCACTCGCGATGGAGAAAGAGAACAAGACCCTCGAGACACTCCTCACGATGCCCGTGAAGCGAGAACACATCGCACTCGCAAAGATCGTGGGAAGTGCGATCGTTGGTCTGATCCTTGCGGGAATATACATGGCAGGCTTTTACAGCTATATGAATTCTCTGACGCAGAATGTTCAGGGAATGGGGTTGAACTTTAAGGCTGTGGATTTCCTGCTGATGGGGTCGAGTCTCTTTCTTTCCATCTTAGCTGGCCTTTCTCTCTGTATGCTACTCGGTATGATGGCAAAAGACTAA
- a CDS encoding NAD(P)-dependent malic enzyme — protein MDALEIHRFLKGKIRTALPVEKVDRETLSLLYTPGVADVAKICAEDPEKTYVYTSRWNTVAVVSDGSAVLGLGDIGPYGALPVMEGKAFLFKAFADLDAFPICLSESDEEKIISIVKSLEPSFGGINLEDIGAPKCFRILQRLSEEMNIPVFHDDQQGTAVVVSAAFLNALKLTGKKIEEVKVVVNGIGAAGYNIVKFLLDLGVKNVVAVDRKGILNEKNPETCLNEYHLEIARTTNPEGLSGDLETALEGADFFIGVSRGNILKPEWIRKMNRKPVIFALANPVPEIDPELAREAGAFIVATGRSDHPNQVNNLLAFPGIMKGAVEKRSKITKNMLLSAVEAIARSCEPEPERIIPEAFDMKVHLNVYTAVKGSA, from the coding sequence ATGGATGCGCTCGAGATACACAGATTTCTGAAGGGAAAGATAAGAACTGCCCTTCCTGTTGAGAAGGTTGATAGGGAGACGCTATCTCTGCTCTACACACCCGGTGTCGCGGACGTTGCCAAAATCTGCGCTGAGGATCCAGAAAAGACCTACGTTTACACCTCAAGATGGAACACAGTTGCCGTTGTTTCAGACGGAAGCGCCGTTCTGGGACTCGGTGACATAGGGCCTTACGGTGCCCTTCCAGTGATGGAGGGGAAAGCCTTTCTTTTCAAGGCTTTCGCCGATCTCGACGCCTTTCCCATCTGTCTCTCTGAATCGGATGAGGAAAAAATAATCTCCATTGTGAAGAGTTTAGAGCCGAGCTTTGGCGGCATAAACCTCGAGGACATAGGAGCGCCGAAGTGTTTTCGAATCCTTCAGCGCCTCTCGGAAGAGATGAACATTCCTGTTTTCCACGACGACCAGCAGGGAACCGCCGTTGTGGTGTCCGCGGCTTTTCTCAACGCACTGAAACTCACGGGGAAAAAGATCGAAGAAGTAAAGGTGGTTGTGAACGGCATAGGAGCCGCTGGCTACAACATCGTGAAATTTCTACTCGATCTTGGTGTAAAAAACGTTGTAGCTGTCGACAGAAAAGGTATCCTCAACGAAAAGAATCCGGAGACCTGTTTGAACGAGTACCACCTCGAAATCGCACGTACCACCAATCCAGAAGGACTATCGGGCGATCTTGAAACGGCCCTGGAAGGGGCTGATTTCTTCATAGGTGTTTCGAGGGGGAACATCCTCAAACCAGAGTGGATAAGGAAGATGAACAGAAAACCTGTGATATTCGCCCTCGCGAATCCTGTTCCCGAGATAGATCCAGAACTCGCAAGGGAAGCGGGTGCCTTCATCGTTGCAACGGGAAGGTCAGATCATCCAAACCAGGTGAATAACCTCCTCGCTTTCCCCGGCATTATGAAAGGAGCTGTGGAAAAAAGATCGAAGATCACAAAGAACATGCTTCTCTCCGCCGTGGAAGCCATCGCTCGCTCGTGTGAACCAGAACCAGAGCGCATCATACCGGAGGCTTTCGACATGAAGGTTCATTTGAACGTCTATACTGCTGTCAAAGGTTCAGCGTGA
- a CDS encoding FumA C-terminus/TtdB family hydratase beta subunit has product MRIEDLKAGQEIRYSGKLIVMRDQAQRRLKEIVDRGEEPPVDLRGQIVFYAGPAKTPSGKPVGAIGPTTSARMDDYLEMLFKLGAIATIGKGKRSKKAIEACKKWKRVYFVTPSGTAAALSKRVKKSRVLAFEDLGPEAIYEIEVEDFPLIVAIDSSGNTIFKE; this is encoded by the coding sequence TTGAGGATTGAAGATCTGAAAGCCGGTCAGGAAATTCGTTACTCCGGTAAGCTCATCGTGATGAGAGATCAGGCTCAAAGACGCTTGAAAGAAATCGTTGATAGAGGAGAAGAACCACCGGTGGATCTCAGGGGTCAAATTGTCTTTTACGCGGGTCCCGCCAAAACGCCGTCTGGAAAGCCCGTGGGTGCCATAGGACCCACCACGAGTGCTCGAATGGACGACTACCTGGAGATGCTTTTCAAATTGGGAGCCATCGCAACGATAGGGAAGGGAAAGCGTTCAAAAAAGGCGATAGAGGCCTGTAAGAAGTGGAAGAGGGTTTATTTCGTTACCCCAAGCGGCACGGCCGCTGCCCTCTCGAAAAGGGTGAAGAAATCGAGAGTTTTGGCCTTTGAAGACCTCGGGCCCGAAGCGATCTACGAGATAGAAGTGGAGGATTTTCCCCTCATCGTGGCGATCGACAGCAGTGGGAACACGATTTTCAAGGAGTGA
- a CDS encoding fumarate hydratase, producing the protein MINKHVISEKIKKAIIDANIKINPEVEEIIERYEGPFSDIIKENYRVSKEEKLPLCQDTGIVEFFVFIGHEVKLEEPIEETLNRAVGEVYSEYPFRYSIVTDPLFERINTGTNTPAIVHIFQVKGKSLEIRFLVKGGGSENLTVLRMMTPTSDVEKVKEFVIEHIKEHGAKACPPLHVGIGIGGTADKALLLSKLALTKSFKERNKDPKYAGLEKELEKELNFLGIGFQGLGKGITVYSVHIEHFPTHIATLPVAVSVDCYLCRRGKVTFED; encoded by the coding sequence TTGATAAACAAACATGTTATTTCCGAAAAGATCAAGAAGGCTATCATTGATGCCAACATAAAGATCAATCCAGAGGTAGAAGAAATCATCGAGCGGTACGAAGGTCCCTTTTCAGATATAATAAAGGAAAACTACCGCGTTTCCAAAGAGGAAAAACTTCCACTCTGTCAGGACACAGGGATAGTGGAATTCTTCGTCTTCATCGGTCACGAGGTAAAACTGGAAGAACCCATTGAGGAAACTCTGAACAGAGCCGTTGGAGAGGTGTACAGCGAGTATCCTTTTCGTTATTCGATCGTCACCGATCCACTCTTTGAAAGAATCAACACTGGAACGAACACTCCCGCAATCGTCCACATCTTCCAGGTGAAGGGAAAATCCCTTGAGATCAGATTTCTGGTGAAAGGTGGAGGCAGTGAAAATCTCACGGTTCTTCGTATGATGACTCCCACCTCGGATGTGGAGAAAGTCAAAGAATTCGTTATCGAGCACATCAAAGAACACGGAGCAAAGGCCTGCCCGCCGCTTCACGTGGGTATCGGAATCGGAGGAACAGCCGATAAGGCCCTTCTCCTCTCGAAGTTAGCGCTTACGAAGAGCTTCAAAGAGAGAAACAAAGATCCAAAGTACGCAGGGCTCGAAAAGGAACTTGAAAAGGAACTCAACTTTCTCGGAATAGGCTTTCAAGGTCTCGGAAAGGGTATCACTGTTTACTCTGTTCACATAGAACATTTTCCGACCCATATCGCCACCCTGCCGGTTGCCGTCTCGGTGGATTGCTACCTCTGCAGAAGGGGGAAAGTGACTTTTGAGGATTGA
- a CDS encoding TrpB-like pyridoxal phosphate-dependent enzyme, whose translation MRIVVNLKPEEIPKHWYNVLADLPFKLDPPLDPETKQPISPEKLSVIFPMSLIEQEVSEERFIEIPEPVLKEYAVYRPTPLIRATFLEEYLQTPARIYYKYEGVSPTGSHKPNTAIAQAYYNKIEGVKRLVTETGAGQWGSALSYAGAKFGLEVKVFMVKISYQQKPMRKYMMNLFGGKVTPSPSEETNFGKKILSEDPDNPGSLGIAISEALEVAVSDPNTKYSLGSVLNHVLLHQTVIGLEIKKQLELIGEKPDILLGCHGGGSNFGGTILPFVPDKLSGRDIRFVACEPAACPSLTKGNYDYDFGDTAGLTPLLKMYTLGKDFIPPKIHAGGLRYHGSAPIIARLVKEGLVEAQAFDQDETFEAAKIFAKLEGIIPAPESAHAIAGAIREAKKAKEEGKERVIVFTLSGHGLLDLTAYV comes from the coding sequence ATGAGAATTGTTGTGAATTTGAAACCTGAGGAAATCCCAAAGCACTGGTACAACGTACTCGCAGATCTTCCGTTCAAACTCGATCCGCCGCTGGACCCCGAAACGAAACAACCCATTTCACCCGAGAAGCTCTCTGTTATCTTCCCCATGAGTTTGATCGAACAGGAGGTCTCAGAAGAGCGTTTCATCGAAATACCCGAGCCCGTTCTGAAAGAATACGCCGTTTACAGACCCACTCCCCTCATCAGAGCCACTTTCTTAGAAGAGTACCTCCAGACTCCGGCGAGGATCTACTACAAGTACGAAGGAGTGAGCCCCACTGGAAGCCACAAGCCGAACACAGCCATCGCCCAGGCCTACTACAACAAGATAGAAGGGGTCAAAAGGCTCGTCACAGAAACGGGGGCGGGACAATGGGGTAGCGCTCTCTCATATGCCGGCGCCAAGTTCGGATTGGAAGTAAAAGTGTTCATGGTGAAGATCAGCTACCAGCAAAAACCGATGAGAAAATACATGATGAACCTCTTCGGAGGAAAGGTAACTCCAAGCCCCAGTGAAGAAACGAACTTCGGAAAGAAGATCCTGAGTGAAGATCCAGACAATCCAGGTAGTCTTGGCATCGCCATCAGTGAAGCACTGGAAGTGGCCGTGTCTGATCCGAACACGAAGTACTCCCTCGGAAGCGTATTGAACCATGTTCTGCTCCACCAGACGGTTATAGGCCTCGAAATCAAGAAACAGCTCGAACTCATAGGTGAAAAACCAGACATCTTACTGGGATGTCACGGAGGAGGATCGAATTTTGGAGGAACGATACTTCCCTTCGTTCCAGACAAACTTTCCGGAAGGGATATCAGGTTCGTCGCCTGCGAGCCCGCCGCGTGTCCATCCTTGACGAAAGGGAATTACGATTACGATTTCGGAGACACCGCGGGACTCACACCTCTGCTGAAAATGTACACCCTTGGAAAGGACTTCATTCCTCCGAAGATACACGCGGGAGGTCTCAGATACCACGGCTCCGCTCCGATAATCGCAAGACTCGTGAAAGAAGGACTTGTGGAGGCACAGGCTTTCGATCAGGACGAGACGTTTGAGGCAGCGAAGATCTTCGCAAAGCTCGAAGGAATAATTCCCGCCCCGGAATCCGCTCACGCCATCGCAGGAGCCATAAGGGAAGCAAAGAAAGCGAAAGAAGAAGGAAAAGAACGTGTGATAGTATTCACTCTGAGCGGCCACGGTCTGCTCGATCTCACAGCGTACGTGTGA
- a CDS encoding cation diffusion facilitator family transporter: MKKKLLFSIWLNAIITLSEVVGGLISGSLALLGDSLHNFSDTMSLLGSFIAMKISEKPKNKKYTFGYRRSEIIVAFLNSVSIFVVSTLVVIEAVKRLVNPATVHTSVLLLVSSIGLTANFFSVILLHTHSKESMNVRSAYLHLIADTLSSILVVLGAVFMRVWKIYWLDPVLAFVIALYMFKEAYEIVKESLEILMEASPNLDFEKIKEEIEKIEGVRNAHHFHAWRVGEKEIHFECHVEVDNMELKDAQKIIDEIEKRLKKYGITHTTVQLECERCSKEMICS; the protein is encoded by the coding sequence GTGAAGAAGAAACTGCTGTTCTCCATATGGCTGAACGCCATCATAACGCTCTCTGAAGTGGTCGGCGGCTTGATATCCGGGAGTCTCGCCCTTCTGGGCGACTCCCTTCATAATTTTTCCGATACCATGAGCCTTCTCGGAAGCTTCATCGCGATGAAGATCAGCGAGAAACCGAAGAACAAAAAGTACACCTTCGGCTACAGAAGAAGCGAAATCATTGTGGCTTTCTTGAACTCCGTATCCATCTTCGTTGTTTCAACACTCGTTGTCATCGAAGCGGTGAAAAGATTGGTAAACCCCGCCACCGTTCACACGTCGGTGCTTCTCCTCGTCTCCTCGATAGGTCTCACTGCCAACTTCTTTTCTGTCATCCTTCTTCACACCCACAGCAAAGAAAGTATGAACGTTCGATCTGCGTACCTGCATCTCATCGCAGACACCCTGTCCTCGATCCTTGTGGTTCTTGGGGCTGTTTTCATGAGGGTCTGGAAAATATACTGGCTCGACCCTGTTCTCGCCTTCGTTATAGCCTTATACATGTTCAAAGAAGCCTATGAGATAGTGAAGGAGTCTCTTGAAATTCTCATGGAAGCTTCACCGAACCTGGACTTTGAGAAAATAAAGGAGGAAATTGAAAAAATAGAAGGTGTGAGGAACGCCCACCATTTTCACGCCTGGAGAGTGGGAGAGAAAGAAATCCACTTCGAGTGTCACGTTGAAGTGGACAACATGGAACTGAAAGACGCCCAGAAGATCATAGACGAAATAGAAAAAAGATTGAAAAAATACGGGATAACCCACACCACCGTTCAGCTCGAATGTGAAAGATGCAGCAAAGAGATGATCTGCAGTTAG